In Methanosarcina barkeri MS, a single window of DNA contains:
- the rsgA gene encoding ribosome small subunit-dependent GTPase A, whose amino-acid sequence MSNHNEAENSGHNSIHWDANKIPGWNKDLELAFSAYKGPYTPGRVASRHKTVCEVLVSGAVVQAGISGALLKIGKQPVVGDFVVLLDQPELGSRMVVNILPRRTCLSRGAAGDGGGEQVIAANLDTIFIVTSVGKDLNLRRLERYLAIVYSSGASPVILLNKIDLEDNPTRLVEKIQSIAGNVPVIPLSALSKTGLDELIPYLNPGETIALIGSSGVGKSTLINAFLGETIQKTGDIRKDDEKGRHTTTVRQLFLLPNGAVLIDNPGIREIQLGDSADGLEKAFSEIVDAARNCKFKDCTHRDEPGCAVLKAVEDGLIPEERLASYHRLNEELIFQSKKAEIGLKRLEKDKCKKIAVDIKKYKKFTGKL is encoded by the coding sequence ATGAGCAATCATAACGAAGCAGAAAATTCAGGTCATAATTCCATCCACTGGGACGCCAATAAAATTCCAGGCTGGAACAAAGATCTTGAACTGGCATTTTCTGCCTACAAAGGCCCCTACACTCCCGGAAGAGTTGCATCAAGGCATAAAACGGTTTGCGAGGTCCTTGTCTCTGGGGCTGTCGTACAGGCTGGAATCTCAGGCGCACTTCTGAAAATTGGGAAGCAGCCGGTCGTAGGGGATTTTGTCGTTTTGCTTGACCAGCCTGAACTGGGCTCACGCATGGTTGTGAATATTCTGCCCAGGAGGACCTGCCTTTCAAGAGGGGCAGCAGGAGATGGTGGCGGAGAGCAGGTAATTGCTGCAAATCTTGATACCATTTTTATCGTGACTTCAGTTGGTAAGGATCTCAACCTTCGAAGGCTTGAGAGATATCTTGCCATTGTGTATTCTTCCGGGGCAAGCCCTGTGATTTTACTTAACAAAATCGACCTTGAAGATAACCCAACCCGGCTGGTAGAAAAAATCCAGTCCATTGCAGGTAACGTGCCAGTTATTCCATTAAGCGCTCTTTCAAAAACCGGACTTGACGAACTTATCCCTTACCTCAACCCTGGGGAAACAATTGCATTAATCGGTTCCTCAGGTGTTGGAAAATCCACGCTTATCAACGCTTTTCTTGGCGAAACCATCCAGAAAACCGGAGATATCCGGAAAGACGATGAAAAAGGCAGGCATACAACCACAGTCCGCCAGCTCTTCCTGCTTCCAAATGGGGCGGTTCTTATAGACAACCCCGGAATCAGGGAAATCCAGCTCGGAGACTCTGCAGACGGGCTTGAAAAAGCTTTTTCCGAGATTGTTGACGCAGCCCGCAATTGCAAGTTTAAAGACTGCACTCACCGCGACGAGCCGGGCTGTGCTGTCCTGAAGGCGGTTGAGGACGGGCTTATTCCTGAAGAACGGCTTGCCAGCTATCACAGATTAAACGAAGAACTCATATTCCAGTCAAAAAAAGCAGAAATTGGGCTGAAACGGCTTGAAAAGGATAAATGCAAGAAAATAGCAGTGGATATTAAAAAATATAAGAAATTTACAGGCAAGTTGTGA
- a CDS encoding CatA-like O-acetyltransferase yields MSETGKKRNPYFDWGKYQEREGKFIMPFAVQVHHAFVDGIHIGKLAKKLQRYLDEM; encoded by the coding sequence ATTTCGGAAACAGGGAAAAAGCGCAACCCATATTTTGATTGGGGAAAATATCAGGAAAGAGAAGGTAAATTTATTATGCCGTTTGCAGTCCAGGTTCATCACGCATTTGTTGATGGTATTCATATCGGCAAACTTGCGAAGAAGCTGCAGAGATATCTGGATGAAATGTAG
- a CDS encoding nucleotidyltransferase domain-containing protein — translation MSQAKSDIVNLIRKSFKNKVSNFFIIGSFLSDSWNYENSDIDIVCVDKSFEEYSYFENKKYVKKMLVDIPYNFDIFIYTPTQFNDKLLNDLRFHKQILKGAN, via the coding sequence ATGAGTCAAGCAAAATCAGATATAGTAAATCTAATTAGAAAAAGCTTCAAAAATAAAGTATCAAATTTCTTTATAATTGGCTCATTTTTAAGTGATAGTTGGAACTATGAAAATTCAGATATAGATATTGTATGTGTAGATAAGTCTTTTGAAGAGTATTCATACTTTGAGAACAAAAAGTACGTGAAAAAGATGCTTGTCGATATCCCCTATAATTTTGATATTTTTATATATACTCCTACACAATTTAATGATAAATTACTAAATGATTTGAGATTTCACAAGCAAATACTAAAAGGTGCTAATTAA
- a CDS encoding right-handed parallel beta-helix repeat-containing protein translates to MTNVLTLTPGTFLQSSFDKVGDGRRYEEIELKTTGTKTTFTAKTPIQLHPGTTITGDEKAIIQLIPYASTCLWKPQVPVFSFSGENYLFEGFTFDGLADKQNVLHGKGYHNLFGGNRASKVKIRNVKIQNSKGDGVRILDSKDVTFTGNKIYGVGHDGFYCERCVGVEASGNEIYTRINSGLRSKGSRNVIFRDNTIKSTVKYKPRTGPGIQVENSRANESTSNVRILNNIIDGCQGPGIWAAGHTAPALDAATGLTIKGNTITNCGQMPVIANKETADRLSAVAGICLDGWTEVDIQENVLDGNCNGIRIGTYITTSAGSGYVVRLTGNEIKNTVAPFNRDAYAGYAIAVTVPGKFNVTSEGNTFSGNLKDVFGI, encoded by the coding sequence ATGACAAATGTACTAACTCTAACACCAGGAACATTTCTTCAGAGTAGTTTTGATAAAGTCGGCGATGGCCGTAGATACGAAGAAATAGAGCTCAAAACAACAGGAACGAAGACAACATTTACGGCCAAAACTCCTATTCAGCTACATCCTGGTACGACCATAACCGGAGATGAAAAAGCAATCATCCAGCTAATACCATATGCTTCGACGTGCCTCTGGAAGCCACAGGTACCAGTCTTCAGTTTCTCTGGCGAAAATTATCTGTTTGAAGGGTTCACGTTTGATGGGCTGGCTGATAAGCAGAATGTGCTTCATGGGAAAGGTTACCATAATCTATTTGGAGGAAACAGAGCTTCAAAAGTCAAAATCCGGAACGTGAAAATTCAGAATTCAAAGGGTGATGGTGTTAGGATTTTAGACTCAAAAGATGTAACCTTCACTGGAAACAAAATATACGGCGTCGGACATGATGGTTTCTATTGTGAAAGGTGTGTTGGCGTAGAAGCTTCAGGAAATGAGATCTATACAAGGATCAATTCAGGCCTGCGCTCTAAAGGTTCCAGGAATGTAATTTTCCGAGATAACACAATAAAGAGCACTGTGAAGTACAAACCTCGTACAGGTCCAGGCATTCAGGTTGAAAACTCCAGGGCAAACGAATCTACATCGAATGTCCGGATACTCAACAACATTATTGACGGGTGCCAGGGTCCAGGGATCTGGGCGGCTGGTCATACTGCACCTGCTTTAGATGCAGCAACCGGGCTTACAATTAAAGGGAATACCATAACAAACTGTGGGCAAATGCCTGTAATTGCAAACAAAGAAACTGCTGATAGACTTTCAGCCGTCGCCGGAATATGTCTGGATGGGTGGACAGAGGTAGACATTCAGGAAAATGTCCTGGATGGTAACTGTAACGGTATCCGAATAGGAACCTACATAACTACTTCTGCAGGATCCGGGTATGTTGTGCGTCTTACAGGCAATGAAATAAAGAATACTGTGGCTCCCTTTAATAGGGACGCGTACGCAGGGTATGCAATCGCTGTTACTGTGCCTGGCAAATTCAATGTTACAAGTGAAGGAAACACGTTCAGCGGAAACTTAAAAGATGTCTTTGGGATTTAA
- a CDS encoding FecCD family ABC transporter permease — MNRRINRETIRNISLTTTLILLPILLFFGSFMIGRYPVSPMEVILAIVSVFAPITTNLDSTIYTVVWDIRLPRIISAMIVGAALSISGAAFQGTFQNPLVSPDILGVSSGAGFGAAIAILFSFSAVMIQATAFLFGLVAVILTYSLSKKLRGNTILVMVLGGIAIAALFSALISCIKYLADPDSKLPEIVYWLMGSLSAVNSNSVLMIIGPALIGFTALLLIGWRINVLSMGDDEARSMGVNTEKMRLLVIFCCTFLTASAVSISGIIGWVGLVIPHAARMIVGPDHRKLLPASISLGATFLLLVDDVCRTATSIEIPLGILTAIIGAPVFIYLLQKGYEGWS, encoded by the coding sequence ATGAACAGGCGAATAAACAGGGAAACCATTAGAAATATATCTTTAACAACCACATTGATTTTACTCCCAATACTTTTGTTTTTTGGATCTTTTATGATTGGCAGATATCCAGTATCTCCTATGGAAGTAATACTGGCTATAGTGTCGGTTTTTGCGCCTATCACTACAAATTTGGATTCAACCATTTATACAGTAGTTTGGGATATACGTCTGCCACGTATAATATCTGCGATGATTGTAGGTGCTGCCCTCTCAATCTCAGGGGCTGCTTTTCAGGGAACTTTCCAGAACCCGCTGGTCTCTCCAGATATACTGGGTGTCTCATCAGGTGCAGGTTTCGGAGCTGCAATAGCTATTTTGTTCAGTTTTTCCGCAGTAATGATTCAGGCTACAGCCTTTTTATTCGGCCTCGTTGCAGTTATCCTCACTTACTCTCTCAGCAAAAAGCTTAGGGGCAATACTATTTTGGTGATGGTACTGGGAGGGATAGCTATCGCAGCACTCTTTTCTGCTCTCATTTCGTGTATCAAATACCTTGCAGATCCTGACAGCAAACTGCCAGAAATAGTATACTGGCTTATGGGGAGCCTCTCTGCAGTTAACAGTAACAGTGTCTTGATGATAATAGGGCCTGCTCTGATCGGATTTACAGCACTACTGCTTATTGGATGGAGAATTAACGTTCTTTCAATGGGGGATGATGAAGCGCGTTCAATGGGCGTAAACACAGAAAAAATGAGGCTGCTGGTAATTTTTTGCTGTACGTTCTTAACAGCCTCCGCTGTAAGCATAAGTGGTATCATCGGCTGGGTGGGCCTTGTAATACCTCACGCAGCCAGGATGATCGTAGGCCCGGATCACAGAAAGCTTTTGCCTGCAAGCATTTCACTGGGGGCTACTTTCCTTCTGCTGGTTGATGATGTGTGCAGAACAGCCACATCCATTGAAATTCCTCTGGGAATACTAACAGCCATAATAGGAGCACCAGTTTTCATATACTTACTCCA
- a CDS encoding sensor histidine kinase yields the protein MDTAAPMEIVVNELVSNALKYAFPAGEKGEGENGEGEDGERENGEGKDGERENGEKEDGEREDEEIHISLFASEYSNRENEARSLQKRRRLSVYFLF from the coding sequence ATGGATACAGCTGCTCCTATGGAAATCGTAGTAAACGAACTTGTTTCAAATGCCCTGAAGTATGCTTTTCCTGCAGGAGAGAAGGGAGAAGGAGAAAATGGAGAAGGAGAAGATGGAGAAAGAGAAAATGGAGAAGGAAAAGATGGAGAAAGAGAAAATGGAGAAAAAGAAGATGGAGAAAGAGAAGATGAAGAAATTCACATAAGTCTCTTTGCATCAGAGTATAGCAATAGAGAAAATGAAGCCAGGAGTCTGCAAAAACGAAGGAGGCTTTCAGTTTATTTTCTCTTCTGA
- a CDS encoding ABC transporter substrate-binding protein, with translation MRTTKRQLSLFIVLCLLITLSILLVSGCSQKTNDVMDTTSNPKTEITAATNIEQETTMSDTALSGTRVITDLAGRNITLPADITRISVLHPIPCQMVWRLAPEKLVSADKQFTERLEFMSDNEEKRLLALPINGEFHSDMNVEDLLAVSPQVVITLTKDTKIESEQKKVGIPFVAASKDTLEEIADSWRFIGKIVGNEKEGNELGDYWDETIKKVTNQTSKINDSDKLKVYYAQPDVTKTVGSRTIMASIISLAGGISFMEANPQMESANTSEEIQVSLEQIYQWNPDVIITKTAKGRDEILSKDAWKDIAAVKNKRVYASTKYEMLDRTQSLMGLLWTAKVLYPDKVKIDLDKEVKTFYSKVYLDNNVTNDQISQTN, from the coding sequence ATGAGAACAACAAAAAGGCAATTAAGTTTGTTTATCGTGCTGTGTCTGTTAATAACACTATCCATACTTCTTGTAAGTGGATGTTCACAGAAAACAAACGATGTTATGGATACGACATCAAATCCCAAAACTGAGATAACTGCTGCAACAAATATTGAGCAAGAAACAACAATGTCGGACACTGCACTGTCAGGTACTCGGGTAATTACCGATTTAGCAGGCAGAAATATTACATTGCCTGCTGATATTACTAGGATTTCAGTGTTACATCCGATACCGTGCCAAATGGTCTGGAGACTGGCGCCGGAAAAGCTTGTGAGCGCGGACAAGCAGTTTACTGAACGACTAGAATTTATGTCAGATAACGAAGAAAAGAGGCTGCTGGCTCTTCCGATTAATGGAGAATTCCACAGTGACATGAATGTGGAAGATCTTTTAGCAGTCAGTCCACAAGTAGTAATAACGTTAACAAAGGATACGAAAATCGAATCCGAACAAAAAAAAGTTGGCATTCCATTCGTTGCTGCGTCAAAAGATACACTTGAAGAGATTGCAGATTCATGGAGATTTATCGGTAAAATTGTTGGAAATGAAAAAGAGGGAAACGAGCTTGGGGATTACTGGGATGAAACCATCAAAAAGGTTACCAATCAAACCTCGAAAATTAATGACAGTGATAAGCTCAAAGTATATTATGCGCAACCAGATGTCACCAAGACAGTTGGGTCCAGAACCATTATGGCGTCTATCATCAGTTTGGCGGGAGGCATAAGCTTCATGGAAGCAAATCCGCAAATGGAATCGGCCAATACAAGTGAAGAAATCCAGGTCTCACTGGAACAAATCTATCAGTGGAATCCAGACGTTATTATTACTAAAACTGCGAAAGGTCGTGATGAAATTCTCTCGAAAGACGCCTGGAAAGATATTGCTGCCGTAAAGAATAAGCGCGTTTACGCATCTACAAAATACGAGATGCTTGACCGGACACAATCACTGATGGGACTTTTGTGGACCGCGAAAGTGCTTTATCCGGATAAAGTAAAAATTGACCTGGACAAAGAGGTAAAAACATTTTATTCAAAAGTATATCTTGATAATAACGTGACTAATGATCAAATCAGTCAGACAAATTAA
- a CDS encoding DUF362 domain-containing protein: protein MASKVYFSDLRARNPEESTISKIQKLFDKAGFAEFLREGDLTAIKIHFGEYGSDGYINPVFVRQVVEKIRAAGAKPFVTDTNTLYSGSRHNSVDHLTTAIEHGFDYSVVRAPLIISDGLKSQNAADIEIGKKHFKSVKIGSDIAAADSMIVMSHFKGHIMAGFGGAIKNLAMGCAPASGKKEQHFPTSPHVVKEKCIGCQKCIKICPVGAPYLLGEVSMIDPNICISCGQCMEVCPAGAITIDWEHDIPNFLECLTEYAYGAVKGKEGKVGYINFLLKITPDCDCVPWSDAPIVPDIGILASKDPVALDQASYDLVNRQKGLINSSLQCNHEAGADKFKGAWPMIDGTHQLKYGEEIGFGSREYEFVDI from the coding sequence ATGGCAAGTAAAGTTTATTTTTCAGATCTCAGAGCGAGAAATCCAGAGGAGAGTACGATCAGCAAGATCCAGAAGCTTTTTGACAAAGCAGGTTTTGCTGAATTCCTTAGAGAAGGTGATCTGACTGCAATTAAAATTCATTTTGGAGAGTACGGAAGTGACGGATATATAAATCCGGTCTTTGTGCGGCAGGTCGTAGAAAAAATCCGGGCAGCCGGAGCAAAACCGTTTGTTACGGACACAAATACTCTTTACTCAGGCAGCCGGCATAATTCAGTTGACCACCTGACGACTGCGATTGAACATGGTTTTGATTATTCTGTGGTCAGGGCTCCGCTTATCATATCAGACGGTTTGAAGAGCCAGAACGCTGCAGATATAGAGATCGGGAAGAAGCATTTCAAATCCGTAAAAATAGGGTCGGATATTGCTGCTGCGGATTCCATGATTGTGATGTCACATTTTAAAGGGCACATTATGGCGGGCTTCGGAGGAGCTATCAAGAACCTTGCTATGGGCTGTGCTCCGGCATCCGGCAAGAAGGAACAGCATTTTCCGACAAGCCCGCATGTGGTTAAAGAAAAGTGCATAGGCTGCCAGAAATGTATTAAAATCTGTCCTGTAGGAGCCCCTTATCTTCTGGGAGAAGTCTCAATGATCGATCCCAATATCTGTATAAGCTGTGGACAGTGCATGGAAGTTTGCCCTGCCGGAGCTATAACTATAGACTGGGAACATGATATTCCGAACTTCCTGGAATGTCTTACTGAGTACGCTTATGGGGCAGTAAAAGGAAAAGAAGGAAAAGTAGGTTACATAAATTTCCTGCTTAAAATTACACCTGACTGCGACTGCGTACCCTGGAGTGATGCTCCTATCGTACCGGATATAGGAATTCTTGCCTCAAAAGATCCTGTTGCCCTTGACCAGGCAAGTTACGACCTTGTAAATAGGCAGAAAGGGCTCATCAACTCCTCCCTTCAATGTAACCACGAAGCCGGAGCCGATAAGTTCAAAGGGGCGTGGCCAATGATCGATGGAACCCACCAGCTCAAGTATGGAGAAGAAATCGGGTTTGGAAGCCGTGAGTATGAATTTGTTGATATTTGA
- a CDS encoding CatA-like O-acetyltransferase — MFDWGKYQEKEGKFMMPFAVQIHHAFVDGIHIGKFADNEFHS; from the coding sequence ATATTTGATTGGGGAAAATATCAGGAAAAAGAAGGCAAATTTATGATGCCATTTGCAGTCCAGATTCATCACGCATTTGTTGATGGTATTCATATTGGCAAATTTGCGGATAATGAATTTCACTCCTGA
- a CDS encoding tetratricopeptide repeat protein, with translation MSFHWKSEDSDMTEENVSENMSKAKQKELQAAEKTEEPEDLKQLLVKAGEAGSYEDKLRLYDKALTLDPLFLDAWIQKGFALDRMGKSKEALDCYDRALEIDPENLGIRCLKGFAFNNLSEYEKSIESYDEVLKVNPDDVFSLYQKGLALESLGRYGEAMKCYDNALDIDPTDVLIREKKLRLLEVIYKKGTLTDSPDSDFN, from the coding sequence ATGAGCTTTCACTGGAAAAGCGAGGATTCCGATATGACAGAAGAAAATGTGAGTGAAAATATGAGTAAAGCAAAGCAAAAGGAGTTGCAAGCGGCAGAAAAAACCGAAGAACCAGAGGATCTCAAGCAGCTCCTTGTCAAAGCTGGCGAGGCTGGCAGTTACGAAGACAAACTCAGGCTGTATGATAAAGCCTTAACTCTGGACCCTTTATTTCTCGATGCCTGGATCCAGAAAGGTTTCGCTCTGGACAGGATGGGAAAATCAAAGGAAGCTCTTGACTGCTATGACAGGGCTCTTGAAATCGACCCTGAAAATCTGGGGATCAGGTGCCTCAAAGGTTTTGCCTTTAACAACCTGAGTGAATATGAAAAGTCGATCGAGTCTTATGATGAGGTTCTGAAAGTAAATCCTGACGATGTATTCTCGTTGTATCAGAAAGGTTTAGCTCTGGAAAGCCTTGGAAGATATGGAGAAGCCATGAAGTGTTATGACAACGCGCTTGATATCGATCCGACTGATGTTCTAATCAGAGAAAAAAAATTGAGGCTTCTGGAAGTTATTTATAAAAAAGGAACTTTAACTGACTCTCCAGACAGCGACTTCAATTGA
- a CDS encoding CatA-like O-acetyltransferase produces the protein MLKKKTEFLLRCFNFKTFIFAVTKTLSHTYFENREKAQPIFDWGKYHEREGKFMMPFAVQVHHAFVDGIHIGKLADKLQKYLDEVQINQ, from the coding sequence ATGTTGAAAAAGAAAACTGAATTCTTATTGAGGTGTTTTAATTTTAAGACTTTTATATTTGCTGTTACAAAGACACTTTCTCACACGTATTTTGAAAATAGGGAAAAAGCGCAACCCATATTTGATTGGGGAAAATATCATGAAAGAGAAGGCAAATTTATGATGCCATTTGCAGTTCAGGTTCATCATGCATTTGTTGATGGTATTCATATTGGCAAACTTGCAGATAAGCTGCAGAAATATCTAGATGAAGTGCAGATTAATCAGTAG
- a CDS encoding ATP-binding protein, with the protein MLIKIAITGKGGVGKTTLSGTLARLLARDGYEVLAIDADPDMNLASSLGVENPPKPLTEFKDLIQERAGAPGGAFVYNPKVDDIASKYGVIGPDGVRMLVMGTVDRGGSGCMCPASAFLRALLRHLMLKDKSAVILDMEAGIEHLGRGTTRGMDLMIIVVEPGARSLETAERIKKLSSEIGIKHLAAVINKGGSGKVNDKLEEMGIQVLGEIPFDTMLMQADLEKRAPIDVGGEAVDAIVKIKEKLMEVVEKIEIEDEDSKSKK; encoded by the coding sequence ATCCTCATAAAAATAGCAATTACCGGAAAAGGCGGCGTTGGAAAAACAACTCTCTCAGGCACTCTGGCCAGACTGCTTGCAAGGGATGGATACGAGGTACTGGCAATAGATGCAGACCCGGATATGAACCTGGCATCTTCGCTTGGGGTCGAAAATCCCCCTAAGCCCCTGACAGAATTCAAAGACCTGATTCAGGAAAGGGCAGGTGCCCCAGGTGGAGCTTTCGTCTACAACCCTAAAGTCGATGATATTGCAAGCAAATATGGCGTTATAGGACCCGATGGAGTCAGAATGCTTGTTATGGGCACCGTAGACCGCGGGGGAAGTGGATGCATGTGTCCTGCCTCGGCTTTCCTGAGGGCTCTTCTCAGGCACCTTATGCTCAAGGATAAGAGTGCAGTGATCCTTGATATGGAAGCAGGGATCGAACATCTTGGAAGGGGCACTACAAGAGGAATGGACCTCATGATCATTGTAGTTGAGCCCGGAGCAAGATCGCTTGAAACGGCTGAGAGAATAAAAAAGCTGTCTTCCGAAATAGGGATAAAACACCTTGCTGCCGTAATTAATAAAGGAGGCTCAGGAAAAGTTAATGACAAACTTGAAGAGATGGGCATCCAGGTACTTGGAGAAATTCCCTTTGACACCATGTTAATGCAGGCCGACCTGGAGAAACGGGCTCCTATTGACGTAGGCGGCGAAGCTGTTGACGCTATAGTAAAAATTAAGGAAAAACTAATGGAAGTCGTTGAAAAGATCGAGATAGAAGATGAAGATAGCAAGAGCAAAAAGTAA
- a CDS encoding asparagine synthetase B family protein has product MCGIAGAAGTPDTNEEVKKMLAALGHRGPDACGTYQAKGLSIGNTLLKITGDMLQPLVGKGALVLNGEIFNFRELAAEQGIKTDSDTEVLFALIETKIKEGETPTNAIFSVLSRVNGDYALAYALDNELVLARDTVGVKPLFYSLEKGVEIPKLAFASEKKAFYSQRNQIKPFPPGRVMSFDIRNGRLEEKSLTIEPPQERISEEHEAASSLRAALEKAIEIRLTKTSGIAFSGGIDSTFLAALAKNIDPSISLYAVGLPDSHDLAQAQRAAGIAGMEDSLKTHLLSPEEIEAGIPDVIYSTESTDPMKIAIGLPLYFVAKTAKGDGKRVLLTGQGADELFGGYSRHEGLLEQGPEMLDRAIYSDLKNISTINLERDDMVTMANSVELRVPFLDQEVIKTGLSISPELKVLKRDSLYIRKYILRKAADGLLPSELLWKEKKAIQYGTGVQKVLDRLAREAGFSKREGNHIEKYLKQVAANEGFDFIFR; this is encoded by the coding sequence ATGTGCGGAATAGCAGGAGCAGCAGGAACTCCTGATACAAATGAAGAAGTAAAAAAAATGCTTGCAGCCCTTGGACATAGAGGTCCCGATGCTTGCGGAACCTATCAGGCCAAAGGACTGAGTATAGGAAATACCCTGCTTAAAATCACAGGCGACATGCTCCAGCCTCTGGTTGGAAAAGGGGCTCTGGTACTCAATGGAGAAATTTTTAATTTCAGGGAACTTGCAGCCGAACAGGGTATAAAAACCGATTCAGACACTGAAGTGCTTTTTGCCCTCATAGAAACAAAGATAAAGGAAGGAGAAACGCCTACAAATGCGATTTTTTCCGTACTTTCCAGAGTTAATGGAGATTACGCTCTGGCCTATGCCCTGGATAACGAACTTGTATTGGCCAGAGATACTGTAGGAGTCAAGCCTCTTTTTTATTCCCTGGAAAAAGGAGTGGAAATACCTAAACTCGCTTTTGCTTCCGAAAAAAAAGCTTTTTACAGCCAGAGAAACCAGATAAAACCTTTTCCACCTGGCAGAGTCATGTCTTTCGATATCAGAAATGGAAGGCTTGAAGAAAAATCCCTTACAATTGAGCCTCCGCAAGAAAGAATCTCAGAAGAGCACGAAGCTGCTTCCAGCCTGAGGGCAGCCCTTGAAAAAGCTATCGAGATAAGGCTTACAAAAACTTCAGGAATTGCGTTTTCAGGAGGTATTGACAGTACCTTTTTAGCTGCCCTTGCCAAAAACATTGATCCCTCAATTTCCCTTTATGCCGTTGGGCTTCCTGATTCCCATGACCTTGCCCAGGCTCAGCGTGCAGCTGGAATTGCTGGCATGGAAGATTCCCTCAAGACCCATCTCCTTTCTCCCGAAGAAATAGAAGCTGGAATCCCGGATGTGATCTATTCAACGGAATCGACGGACCCTATGAAAATTGCAATTGGGCTTCCACTCTATTTTGTAGCGAAAACTGCAAAAGGAGACGGAAAACGAGTCCTTCTCACAGGTCAGGGTGCAGACGAACTTTTTGGAGGTTATAGCAGGCATGAGGGCCTACTTGAACAGGGACCCGAGATGCTTGACAGAGCTATCTACTCAGACCTTAAAAACATTTCAACTATAAACCTTGAGAGGGACGACATGGTTACCATGGCCAACTCCGTGGAGCTCAGGGTGCCTTTTCTGGATCAGGAGGTAATAAAAACAGGGCTTTCAATCAGTCCTGAACTTAAAGTCCTTAAAAGAGATAGCCTGTATATAAGAAAATATATCCTGAGAAAAGCCGCAGACGGCCTGCTTCCATCGGAACTTCTCTGGAAAGAAAAGAAAGCAATCCAGTATGGGACAGGAGTTCAAAAGGTACTCGACAGGCTTGCCCGCGAGGCAGGATTTTCAAAAAGGGAAGGAAACCATATAGAGAAGTATCTAAAACAGGTTGCTGCAAACGAGGGGTTTGATTTCATATTCAGGTAA